One segment of Mus caroli chromosome 6, CAROLI_EIJ_v1.1, whole genome shotgun sequence DNA contains the following:
- the LOC110296103 gene encoding LOW QUALITY PROTEIN: L-lactate dehydrogenase A chain-like (The sequence of the model RefSeq protein was modified relative to this genomic sequence to represent the inferred CDS: inserted 1 base in 1 codon), whose translation MATLKDQLIVNLLKEEQAPQNKITVVGVGAVGMACAISILMKDLADELALVDVMEDKLKGEMMDLQHGSLFLKTPKIVSSKDYCVTANSKLVXITXGAXQXEGESRLNLVQRNVNIFKXIIPNIVKYSPHCKLLIVSNPVDILTYVAWKISGFPKNRVIGSGCNLDSARFRYLMGERLGVHAMSCHGWVLGEHGDSSVPVWSGVNVAGVSLKSLNPELGTDADKEQWKEVHKQVVDSAYEVIKLKGYTSWAIGLSVADLAKSIMKNLRRVHPISTMIKGLYGINDDVFLSVPCILGQNGISDVVKVTLTPEEEARLKKSADTLWGIQKELQF comes from the exons ATGGCAACCCTCAAGGACCAGCTGATTGTGAATCTTCTTAAGGAAGAACAGGCTCCCCAGAACAAGATTACAGTTGTTGGGGTTGGTGCTGTTGGCATGGCTTGTGCCATCAGTATCTTAATGAAGGACTTGGCGGATGAGCTTGCCCTTGTTGACGTCATGGAAGACAAACTCAAGGGCGAGATGATGGATCTCCAGCATGGCAGCCTCTTCCTTAAAACACCAAAAATTGTCTCCAGCAAAGACTATTGTGTAACTGCNAACTCCAAGCTGGTCATNATCACNGNGGGGGCCNGNCAGCNAGAGGGNGAGAGCCGACTCAACCTGGTCCAGCGAAACGTGAACATCTTCA TTATCATTCCCAACATTGTCAAGTACAGTCCACACTGCAAGCTGCTGATCGTCTCCAATCCAGTGGATATCTTGACCTACGTGGCTTGGAAAATCAGTGGCTTTCCCAAAAACCGAGTTATTGGAAGTGGTTGCAATCTGGATTCAGCTCGGTTCCGTTACCTGATGGGAGAAAGGCTGGGGGTTCACGCNATGAGCTGTCACGGCTGGGTCCTGGGAGAGCATGGTGACTCCAGTGTGCCTGTGTGGAGTGGTGTGAATGTTGCNGGCGTCTCCCTGAAGTCTCTGAACCCAGAACTTGGCACTGACGCAGACAAGGAGCAGTGGAAGGAGGTTCACAAGCAGGTGGTGGACAGTGCCTACGAGGTGATCAAGCTGAAAGGTTACACATCCTGGGCCATTGGCCTCTCTGTGGCAGACTTGGCCAAGAGCATAATGAAGAACCTTAGGCGGGTGCATCCCATTTCCACAATGATTAAGGGTCTCTATGGAATCAATGatgatgtcttcctcagtgtccCATGTATCCTGGGACAAAATGGAATCTCCGATGTTGTGAAGGTGACACTGACTCCCGAGGAAGAGGCCCGCCTGAAGAAGAGTGCAGACACCCTCTGGGGAATCCAGAAGGAGCTGCAGTTCTAA